A genomic region of Equus caballus isolate H_3958 breed thoroughbred chromosome 1, TB-T2T, whole genome shotgun sequence contains the following coding sequences:
- the OR11H6 gene encoding olfactory receptor family 11 subfamily H member 6, with the protein MHFVSEFVLLGFPGQRKMQNFFFSLILVVYLLTLLGNGAIVCAVKWDRRLHTPMYIFLGNFAFLEIWYISSTVPNMLVNILSETKTISFTGCFIQFYFFFSLGTTECFFLSVMAYDRYLAICRPLNYPSIMTGKFCVMLVCVCWVSGFLCYPVPIVLISQLPFCGPNIIDHFVCDPGPLFALACIHAPFTELMCYTFNSIIIFGPFLSILGSYTLVLRAVLRVPSGAGRTKAFSTCGSHLMVVSLFYGTLMVMYVSPTSGNPAGMQKIITLVYSAVTPLLNPLIYSLRNKDMKDALKKVLGLKINQN; encoded by the coding sequence ATGCATTTTGTGTCTGAGTTTGTCCTCCTGGGTTTCCCTGGTCAAAGGAAGATGCAGAACTTCTTCTTCTCATTAATCCTGGTGGTCTATCTCCTGACGCTGCTGGGGAATGGAGCTATTGTCTGTGCAGTGAAATGGGACAGGCGGCTTCACACGCCCATGTACATCTTCTTGGGAAATTTTGCCTTCCTAGAGATCTGGTATATTTCCTCCACTGTCCCAAATATGCTGGTCAACATCCTCTCTGAGACCAAGACCATCTCCTTCACTGGTTGCTTCAtccaattctatttctttttttcactggGTACAACAGAGTGTTTCTTCTTGTCAGTTATGGCTTATGATCGGTACCTGGCCATCTGTCGCCCATTAAATTACCCCTCCATCATGACTGGGAAGTTCTGTGTGATGCTGGTCTGTGTTTGCTGGGTGAGTGGATTTCTCTGCTATCCAGTCCCCATTGTTCTTATCTCCCAACTTCCCTTCTGTGGACCCAACATCATTGACCATTTCGTGTGTGACCCAGGCCCATTGTTTGCACTAGCCTGCATTCATGCTCCTTTCACTGAGCTTATGTGTTACACTTTCAACTCAATCATTATCTTTGGacccttcctttccattttgggaTCTTACACTCTAGTACTGAGAGCTGTGCTTCGTGTTCCCTCTGGTGCTGGTCGAACTAAAGCTTTCTCCACATGCGGGTCCCACCTCATGGTGGTGTCTCTATTCTATGGAACCCTTATGGTGATGTACGTGAGCCCAACATCAGGGAACCCAGCAGGAATGCAAAAGATAATCACTTTGGTATACTCAGCAGTGACTCCGCTCTTAAATCCCCTAATCTATAGTCTGCGAAACAAAGATATGAAAGATGCCCTAAAGAAAGTCCTGGGattaaaaattaaccaaaattgA